One Natronomonas gomsonensis genomic window, ACAGGGCACCCTGGTCGTGCTTGTCGACGACGAGGTTGCGCAGTTGGTCGGCAACCGGGTCGTAGACGAGCAGCGCCCAGCCGCCTGCGGCGCCCGCAGCAGCCTTGAACTCGCCCTTCCAGCCCTCGTAGGAGCCGAAGTCCTCCTCGATGCGGTCGGCGAGGTCGCCCGAGGGCTCCCCACCGCCGTTGGGGTCCATGTTCTCCCAGAACAGCGTGTGGAGATAGTGACCGCTACCGTTGTGGGTGACGTTGCGGATGGCGCTGCCGGACGAGCCGAAGTCGCCGGCTTCGCGGTTCTCCGCGAGCGTCTCCTCGGCCGACTCGAGACCGTTCACGTAGCCCTGATGGTGGGTGTCGTGATGCCACGTCAGGACCTGCTCGGAGATGGACGGTTCGAGTGCGTCGTAGTCGTACGGGAGCGGCGGCAGTTCGGGATTGGAATGTTCGGGCATTTATATCGACCTCCAAATGTACCAGTCGTCTGGATAGCTGTTAAAACTTCGTGGAGTGGTGGTATCACACCACACGAGAGAGACCGCTTGATAGCGCCGGGGTGGCGTTTCTCGTCAGGGGGTCGTCGCGTACCGCAAACTCGGAGGACCCATCGGAGAAAGTGATTTAACTACAGGGATTAAGTAAGACAGTTGAAAACTAGTTGTATGGCCGAGGAT contains:
- the sod gene encoding superoxide dismutase — protein: MPEHSNPELPPLPYDYDALEPSISEQVLTWHHDTHHQGYVNGLESAEETLAENREAGDFGSSGSAIRNVTHNGSGHYLHTLFWENMDPNGGGEPSGDLADRIEEDFGSYEGWKGEFKAAAGAAGGWALLVYDPVADQLRNLVVDKHDQGALWGSHPILALDVWEHSYYYDYGPDRGSFIDAFFDVVDWDNVAEQYENAVQQ